DNA from Nymphaea colorata isolate Beijing-Zhang1983 chromosome 4, ASM883128v2, whole genome shotgun sequence:
AGTCCAGTTACACCGTAGAAGTCAAATTGTGGCGCATATTCCAAACTGCAGGTCACAAACTGATCTTCTAGAAGGATGCCCAAGAGACAGTACCATAAGGTCAAAATATTAAACACTGACTTCACTATGCAAATCATAGGCAATGTGCACACTGTTTTCCTTCATATTCAAGGCATTATAACAGAACATGCTCTTGTGATGAATCCAGACTGCCATAAATCGGATCTGCCATGTAAAGAGCTTTCGTACTTTGCTATTTTACTCACGTGAAAAGTAACTAGAGGGTTGACCCAGAACTGATGCAGAAAACACCATAACTGAATAAAGGGATATCATTAGGTTGCATGAAAAGCCAACATGCAACAGGTACTTATGAACCGGCACAAGTTCAATAAGCAACAACTCCAAGAAAAGTGAGAATGTAGatccataattttgaaaaaattgcaagTAACCATCAAGAAACTGTAAGCTTAAAACGAAGCACCATAAAATACATGTGCAACCTAGAACagggaaaaaaatcagacctgCTTATCTGAACATATGGGCGTGGACGGCAAAGTTCGCTGAGTATTCAAAGTTGAGACAAATGATGACATCTTTGATGAAGATGGTACAGTAGCCTCTCTGATTTCCTTATCATTGTCAAAGGTCTGCAGAAGTGAATCATTAAAAGCACCAGGTTGTAAACATTGCCCGGGTTTCAAAATTGAAGGCCCCAGTGCTGAAGGACCTGAAGTGGACGACTCAGTAGAAGTTTCAGACTTAGGCATCGACCAAACAGCAGGATTTGTTACTGGTGCATACCAACCATTGTTTTGGAAAGGTGATGCAATTGAGTTCACTTCTTGACCATAAGTTGGTGGTGACACTCTTATTGAGTTAGTAACTAATTCTGATTCAAGTAATGATGTCTCAGGTACCTTAGTGGGGGTGATGGAAAATGTAGAGGAGGATATATCACTTTGAACGGATGCACTCATTGATGGCAAATTGTTGTATAGAAGATTATCAGATGGCATAACAGGTAAAGCTGAAGCATTGGCAACTCCTGACGTAGGGGAGATAAAAGTAGCAAAAGGATGAACCTCAGAATGGTGCAGTTTGTGCCCCAGGGAATGGGGAATGATAGGCCTATGCAATGAATTTGCAGTCAAGTCTGGTTTTGGTAACAATGAGGCAGGTACCTTAGTTGATATGCCATAGGCAGTTAAAGGTGGAGGATCAACAAGACCTGACACAGAAGAACTCAAATGAATGGAGGGCTGAATCAGAGAATGTTGTAGTGGGGGCTCCTGTGAGCAAGAAGTGTAAGGAATCCCATTTGATGGTCTATAACAACCATGCCAATCAAGTGACAATGAAGGATTGCCGTCTTGGATAGATGGAACAGTAAAAGAATTAGATCCAGCTATGTGTGAGGACACGTAACCCTCATGGTATGGCATACTTGTCATGGCTGTTCCAAGTGAAGAAAACCCCCTGGAATCCAGTGGGCCCTCAGAAAAGTGTGACTGCTgaaggagaaacaaaaagataTCAGACTCTCCTTTTCAAACAAATAACTTGCATATGTAGAAGtttgtcacaaaaaaaacacacaaaccTGAATAATAGCAGGATCATGATGAAGCTCTGGAGTATTATGAGCAGCTGGTGTATATTTCACTTGCAAATCCTGGAAAtattaaagagaaaaggaatATACTACACACATTATTACAAGTTCAAAAGAAATGGTCTAAACAACGGTATGCCCAGGAAGAAAGCAAACCATGGATATTTGTCcaaacagaacaaaaataaggagcaagaaaattttcagtaaaaaggaaaagaaagaaccaTAGTGCATTCTGCAATCGAAATAAGCCAAAGGTCCAGCAAATGCACTTGTCACATTACTTTCTGATATACAGCTCAATGCCAAAAGGCTCATAGACAAAGCTCATTTTCTGTTGGCCTAAAAACTAATGTTTAGCAGAATAATTCCATGATTGCTAAATATCAATAGGTTGAATTTACATACTTTGGCATTTTACACTCTTATTGCCCAATCAATATCACACAATAGAATGCAGAACTAACCTTGATATCCTTCCCTCTGAACAAAATGTATTCATAAATTTTATCGCTTGGAGGTATCTGTTGTCCATCTTTTTTCCGCCCTTCAGTACCATATGACCTAACTGTTAAGGACAGTGAATGCAAGTAACTGCTAATTAACAATAGCAAGTTGAAAACAGCAGTGCAAGCAGATGCCAATTACAAAGAGGAAACTAGAAACGATAGTTTACAAAGCATGCTCAGAAATAAAGATATAATATCCCTTTCTTCTGATAAttgaaaacttcaaaataacTAATAAATAGAATCTTCTGTGATTACATggtaataaaaataaaactaggAACTAGGAACCTTGACGTTAGCACACAATGAAATTTCCCATCCAAGACACAAATGAACAGAACAGCTTGACTTCATTTTGCATCATATACTCTAATGTCCTGCCCCAGATAGATCACTCATCAGTCAACCACACACATAAACGAAGCGACACTGGAAGCACTAGACGCCCTGTAGAAACAACAAACCAGAAGCACCTGCCTATCTTTCTGAAATCCCTGGCAAGGAAATCAATCACCTCCTGTCATGAACACACCCCACTTCCAGTGTCAATAAAAAGATCCTCAAAAACTGTCAACGGTTCATTATCTTTCTCCTGCAATAGATCAGACACCATTTGTTTCCCAAGCTTGTCCTATAAGGTAAAAATGGTGGAGCGGTCAGGTTGAAACCCGTCTGCTTGGGAAGAAAGTTGAAAGCAGAGGGCTACTGGATTTCGGCCAGGTCCTATTTGCTCTAAAGAACAACCAACCGTGGCTACATCTTAACGTATATAAGCTTCACCATGCATGACGGCTTTACCAGTCGGAATGGCACCCAAGGAAGTCACAGGTCATCCGCTAGCATTCCGGCAGCCAATCACAAGAATATATGTAAACCGCATGTCAACAATCCGAAACAGCCGAATGTAGCATTCCGCGATATAAGACAGACAGCAAGCAAAGACACCAGATACCTCAAACCTCAGAAGAAACCCGCCTTCAAGAGAATAAAAATTCATAGATTAAAGAAACGAACCAACTCATAGAGACGGCAAAGGAAGACCTCACGCATGCAGCAGGTAGAGCCAAGATAGTTCTAACTCAACCAAGAGGAACCGTACATTTCCTCAACCCATTCCGTAAGATTAAGATTCTCCTTCAGGTCCTTTTTTTACACTGCAACCACGTCTCCAAGACCAAAgcgagaaaaacagaaaaaaggaaagaacaactGGTTTGCCGCTTCTTCTCTGCTGTGCCTCATCCCATTAAGTTTCCAATGCAAGAACCACTCATAGAAATCGACCATGCATTTCCCATGAACTAATTCGCAACTCAACGGCtaacaagaaaaaagaggagaagaagggagaaaacaAAGGACGAAGACAAAGACGCGAGAAAGGAAAGCGAGAGCAGCAGACAAGATAGAGAAAAGGGTAGGAAGAAAGGATTAATACATACCATTCTGCAAGCCGATGCTGGATTCTTCGGTGTTGATGGAGGCGAGAAGGCCTTCGTACCTGATCTCCGACTTTGAAGTCAGGCTGATCAAACTGCCAACGTACGAATCTGCCGCGCCGGATGAGGTTTTTCCTGAGTCCTCCATGATCACACAAAtacctccctccttccttctctAAGCTCTCTTTTCCTCACAGTGCCTCGCTTCTTTCTAGATCCTTGCCCCCCAAGGAAGGCGAGAGGGAAGGGAAGCGCAGAGAGAGGACGGGCCAGAGGAGGActttttttaactttacttATTCGGTTACGCTTCCGGCGGGAGAGAGACACGCCGATACCCGCCTTTTTAACCTCCTTCTCCTTTGGAGCTTAATGGATCGGTACTAGATCCAACCCGTACCCAACGCCTTTGCAATTGCCGGTGTCCTGTCGTCGCTGGACCAGTTCATTCCTGTTTCCTGATCGAACCAGACCCGAATCTGAAAAAGTTTGAAGATGCATTTGATTGTGAGAACAAAACCTTTCATGAAGAGAGAAAACGGCTTCACTAAGATAACACAGTGTAAAATAACTAAGATACAATCAGAAAGAAAGTCCAAACAGTAATTAtagtcaatggatcagatttggatttgatgtcTAATAGTAATGCTTCAACAAGAAGTTGGATATGGAAAAGGAAGCATTTGATTAAGAAGTCCGATCAggttttgatttaaaaatatcatttggtcggattcgaattcagattttatTGTAAAAATATGATTGGattcaatttgaattcaaaataagATATCCTATATATATCCAACATGGCAACATCAACATATTTTGAACGTTGGTCGTTGATATTATAATATTGTTGTCCATATTCAGTTCTGTATTTAAAAGCAGGATTCGGATTCAGTTTCTAATTGGGTTCTAATCGGATaaacattttgaatttgaatatgatatattttttggtTCGCCTGTCTGATTCATGtttgattcattgacatccaaATCGTAATTAGGGACACTCCGATGTCAGCATAAAAAAACTTGTCACTTGCATATAGCAGTTTACGTATTTCGTTTTCGACTACCCTTAAAGTTTAAACTGATAAATGGAATGGCGGAGTTGTTGGGTATCAGCCAACTGAAGAGCTTGCAGGAAATAAAACTCTTTAACTTGTGTTTGATTCACTGGCAGATCCATGGTGACCTGAGGATctctaggatctcaaatccatggatttaataTCGGATACCCTTTCCCTCTCTCAACCCGATCTTAAATTcatagtttttaacatgtagcatggatttgTAATCCATGTTGCTGAGATCCAAACTGAAGATCGCCTAAGACACGTGTTTTAATGTAGCCTCAGATTTAAGATTTggggctatcaaacacaaccttaacaAGTTCTGATGTGATAAGATTGTTGTTGGAGGTGATTGTGTCCAGGTGATATATACATCATCTTAACGCTGGTAAAGTAGTCCCTTCATTTTTACATGTTATTTTACACTTTTCAATACTTTTATCTTACAGTTATTTAAAATTATGGATACCGTAAGAAACATGCTTCGGAAATGTGTAGAATAGATTTTAAAGTCAGCAGTTTGATCATTTGGCTTTATGGCTTCTAAAATTCATTCTGCATATCCAAGATGAtcgttattttgatttttactTTCCTAAAGAAATTCAACTCGCAGGTTTGTATTTGTCTTTTCGAAATATGCAGACATATAACGATGTATTCAACCAATTCCATTTTCGGGATTGGTCCAACCAGTGacttcatttttaatatttcacttattgtttgtatagtttACCTTATAAATGTGATCCTTATATTTAAAGCATTATAAAGACGAATAAATTCGGTTTTAACACGTGCAACTAAGATTTTATGACAAGGAACTTGAATTCTTTTGcttctgaaaattttttcttgttttcactctctcttcttctgTTGCCTAGCTGGTTGGACCGGCCACATATTTTGAAGTGATCTTTGAAGTAGAAGTTAATTGTCTAGATGTGAGCAACATGTCTAAAGTAATGGAAGTCAaaataaatgtcatatatatcTTTTGAGCATATCAGAGGAATTATGTAAGACAAAAGATAAGGCCGTACACATATATTGTTGAAGACGGTGAGATCACAAGTTAAAGCAAGAACTAATCAAGATAATATTTCAAGATATGGCaaggaggaaagaaagataACTCACAGTCATTGTGCTGAGGAATTTGAAGACAATCATGCTGGCCTTGGCAAGGATGGTGAAGACAAACGCGTCAAAATGTAATGGGCAggaaaaaattatgtttaattCCATAGAAATGATGAAGAATCTTATTTAAGTTCACTAGTGATACTAGGGTTAATTAACATGGAAATTCACTACAATGTCTGCATTGTGGATGATCTAGCGATAAGGAGAGAGCGTAAGTTACAGAGCGAGCCATAATGGCTAATACGGGTTTGAATTTGCTGATCATATATGCATGAGAATAAACAACAAACTGAAGTAATGCTTCCCATGTTGGAGTAGGAACATCAATAAAGCAATTGGTCATATTTCTGCTTGTTAACTTGTTCATCAAGTAGTGCTTAACTTGGAGAACAGGAAGATCATATTACTGTCATTTTGTAAAACGCGTCTGTGTTGATGGTCGAACAGGAAGATCACATGCTTTGCCCTTTTTTGATTCATTGTATAAGGTCATACACTATTGACACCAATTTGT
Protein-coding regions in this window:
- the LOC116252118 gene encoding protein decapping 5-like isoform X1 is translated as MEDSGKTSSGAADSYVGSLISLTSKSEIRYEGLLASINTEESSIGLQNVRSYGTEGRKKDGQQIPPSDKIYEYILFRGKDIKDLQVKYTPAAHNTPELHHDPAIIQQSHFSEGPLDSRGFSSLGTAMTSMPYHEGYVSSHIAGSNSFTVPSIQDGNPSLSLDWHGCYRPSNGIPYTSCSQEPPLQHSLIQPSIHLSSSVSGLVDPPPLTAYGISTKVPASLLPKPDLTANSLHRPIIPHSLGHKLHHSEVHPFATFISPTSGVANASALPVMPSDNLLYNNLPSMSASVQSDISSSTFSITPTKVPETSLLESELVTNSIRVSPPTYGQEVNSIASPFQNNGWYAPVTNPAVWSMPKSETSTESSTSGPSALGPSILKPGQCLQPGAFNDSLLQTFDNDKEIREATVPSSSKMSSFVSTLNTQRTLPSTPICSDKQNQLKAMEYAEEFDFVAMNEKFKKEEVWGTLGKVMQKTSGGRNENDVDELVNENDGAQFTKFSNRAVYVKDEFFDSISCGSLDRARRNQHGRYSERTKVDTETFGDFQQRPYTGRGRGYLANYRGAYYRGRGYRHGWRGRGEDGVGEQG
- the LOC116252118 gene encoding protein decapping 5-like isoform X3 codes for the protein MEDSGKTSSGAADSYVGSLISLTSKSEIRYEGLLASINTEESSIGLQNVRSYGTEGRKKDGQQIPPSDKIYEYILFRGKDIKDLQVKYTPAAHNTPELHHDPAIIQQSHFSEGPLDSRGFSSLGTAMTSMPYHEGYVSSHIAGSNSFTVPSIQDGNPSLSLDWHGCYRPSNGIPYTSCSQEPPLQHSLIQPSIHLSSSVSGLVDPPPLTAYGISTKVPASLLPKPDLTANSLHRPIIPHSLGHKLHHSEVHPFATFISPTSGVANASALPVMPSDNLLYNNLPSMSASVQSDISSSTFSITPTKVPETSLLESELVTNSIRVSPPTYGQEVNSIASPFQNNGWYAPVTNPAVWSMPKSETSTESSTSGPSALGPSILKPGQCLQPGAFNDSLLQTFDNDKEIREATVPSSSKMSSFVSTLNTQRTLPSTPICSDKQLKAMEYAEEFDFVAMNEKFKKEEVWGTLGKVMQKTSGGRNENDVDELVNENDGAQFTKFSNRAVYVKDEFFDSISCGSLDRARRNQHGRYSERTKVDTETFGDFQQRPYTGRGRGYLANYRGAYYRGRGYRHGWRGRGEDGVGEQG
- the LOC116252118 gene encoding protein decapping 5-like isoform X4, whose amino-acid sequence is MEDSGKTSSGAADSYVGSLISLTSKSEIRYEGLLASINTEESSIGLQNGRKKDGQQIPPSDKIYEYILFRGKDIKDLQVKYTPAAHNTPELHHDPAIIQQSHFSEGPLDSRGFSSLGTAMTSMPYHEGYVSSHIAGSNSFTVPSIQDGNPSLSLDWHGCYRPSNGIPYTSCSQEPPLQHSLIQPSIHLSSSVSGLVDPPPLTAYGISTKVPASLLPKPDLTANSLHRPIIPHSLGHKLHHSEVHPFATFISPTSGVANASALPVMPSDNLLYNNLPSMSASVQSDISSSTFSITPTKVPETSLLESELVTNSIRVSPPTYGQEVNSIASPFQNNGWYAPVTNPAVWSMPKSETSTESSTSGPSALGPSILKPGQCLQPGAFNDSLLQTFDNDKEIREATVPSSSKMSSFVSTLNTQRTLPSTPICSDKQNQLKAMEYAEEFDFVAMNEKFKKEEVWGTLGKVMQKTSGGRNENDVDELVNENDGAQFTKFSNRAVYVKDEFFDSISCGSLDRARRNQHGRYSERTKVDTETFGDFQQRPYTGRGRGYLANYRGAYYRGRGYRHGWRGRGEDGVGEQG
- the LOC116252118 gene encoding protein decapping 5-like isoform X2 translates to MEDSGKTSSGAADSYVGSLISLTSKSEIRYEGLLASINTEESSIGLQNVRSYGTEGRKKDGQQIPPSDKIYEYILFRGKDIKDLQVKYTPAAHNTPELHHDPAIIQSHFSEGPLDSRGFSSLGTAMTSMPYHEGYVSSHIAGSNSFTVPSIQDGNPSLSLDWHGCYRPSNGIPYTSCSQEPPLQHSLIQPSIHLSSSVSGLVDPPPLTAYGISTKVPASLLPKPDLTANSLHRPIIPHSLGHKLHHSEVHPFATFISPTSGVANASALPVMPSDNLLYNNLPSMSASVQSDISSSTFSITPTKVPETSLLESELVTNSIRVSPPTYGQEVNSIASPFQNNGWYAPVTNPAVWSMPKSETSTESSTSGPSALGPSILKPGQCLQPGAFNDSLLQTFDNDKEIREATVPSSSKMSSFVSTLNTQRTLPSTPICSDKQNQLKAMEYAEEFDFVAMNEKFKKEEVWGTLGKVMQKTSGGRNENDVDELVNENDGAQFTKFSNRAVYVKDEFFDSISCGSLDRARRNQHGRYSERTKVDTETFGDFQQRPYTGRGRGYLANYRGAYYRGRGYRHGWRGRGEDGVGEQG